In Synergistota bacterium, the genomic window TGAGCTTATAACGAGGCTTCTATCTGAAAGAAGGGCTTTATCCGCTTCTCAGACCATTGAAGAGCGTAAAAAGGAACCGATTTCAAATGATGATAGGATTGAAGCGCTCGAAAGGGATATAAAGGAGGTTAAGGAACTAATAGGGACATTTCTCGGAAAATTGAGCGAAATGGAGTTGGCAGAAAAGGCTTCCGTTGGAAGAGGGGGAGAGGAAAAAGGTAAGCTTTATGACTTTCTTTTGGAACAGGAGATAAAGGAAAGATATGTGGAGGACATATTGAGGGTGTTTATGGATAAAGAGGCTTATGCTAAAGGGCTTCCGTGGAAGGAGCTCCGAAAGGAAGTTGCAAAAGTAATATCGGAGTTTATAAAGGTCTCTCCTATAAGCCTAAAAGATACAGGAACACAGGTTGTGGTCTTTATAGGTCCCACTGGTGTGGGAAAGACAACTACTATAGCCAAGCTTGCTGCAATATTTGCCCTCTTTGAGGAAAAAAAGGTTGCTCTTGTTACAGCTGATACATATAGGATAGCGGCCGTTGAACAGCTTAAGACCTATGCCAAGATAATAGGAATCCCCATTGAGGTTGTTTTTACCCCTCAGGAAATGAGAAGAGCTATAGAAAGACATCTTGACGCTGAAATTATACTTATAGACACGGCAGGCAGGAGTCATTACGATAGTATGAGGATGTCTGAGCTGAAATCCTATGTGGAAGCAAGCTTTCCGGACGAGGTTCACTTGGTTTTAAGTCTTAACACAAAATACAGAGATCTTGAAGAAATAGTAAGAAGGTTTAGCTGTGTCCCTTTAAGTAAGATGGTTTTAACCAAGCTTGATGAGACCTCTACCTTTGGCAATATATTTAATCTCGTAAGAGATTTTTCCTTGCCTATATCGTATATAACGAACGGGCAGGATGTTCCCAAAGATATAGAAGTCGCGGATAGCCTTAAACTTGCAGAGGTAATAATGAAATTAAGGGGGCCTAAAGGGGAGGTAATGGAGGATTGATAAGGGATCAGGCTGAGAGCTTGAGGGAACTCGTTAAAAGGAGCAGGGATTTCGAGGGCAGGGTTCATCCCTCAAGGCTTGCGAGAATAATATCCGTTGCGAGTGGCAAGGGAGGAGTGGGTAAAAC contains:
- the flhF gene encoding flagellar biosynthesis protein FlhF, producing MKIVKRRTFVAPTEAEAIKKAKDELGSDVVILGTRHFKKGGFLGLFAKRYVEVVVGIPEKKRETDSRLELITRLLSERRALSASQTIEERKKEPISNDDRIEALERDIKEVKELIGTFLGKLSEMELAEKASVGRGGEEKGKLYDFLLEQEIKERYVEDILRVFMDKEAYAKGLPWKELRKEVAKVISEFIKVSPISLKDTGTQVVVFIGPTGVGKTTTIAKLAAIFALFEEKKVALVTADTYRIAAVEQLKTYAKIIGIPIEVVFTPQEMRRAIERHLDAEIILIDTAGRSHYDSMRMSELKSYVEASFPDEVHLVLSLNTKYRDLEEIVRRFSCVPLSKMVLTKLDETSTFGNIFNLVRDFSLPISYITNGQDVPKDIEVADSLKLAEVIMKLRGPKGEVMED